Below is a genomic region from Brassica rapa cultivar Chiifu-401-42 chromosome A08, CAAS_Brap_v3.01, whole genome shotgun sequence.
TCGTCGTCGAAACTCTCTCGACGGATCGAATCTCTCTCGCCGGAATCGATCTCTCTCGCCGGAATCGATCTCTCTCGAAGGAATCGATCTCTCTCGCCGGAATCGATCTCTCGTTGGAATCTCTCGATCGCCGGAATCAATCTCTCGATTAGgggtttttgaattttcaatttcttGTGGGAGAAGANNNNNNNNNNNNNNNNNNNNNNNNNNNNNNNNNNNNNNNNNNNNNNNNNNNNNNNNNNNNNNNNNNNNNNNNNNNNNNNNNNNNNNNNNNNNNNNNNNNNTATCTGCATTTCCGATTCCTCCTCAGgaagatgaaaaataatttgaagaaaaaagaaaacttttgtCTATTGCCAAAGATTGTGAAGTAGAAGTATCTATCAAGAAGATGGGTTCAGAGGTTCTTGGTATAGAGCTATCCTCGAGCAAAATCCGACGAGAGTAACAGGAAAAAAGCTTCGGGTTAGTTACAAACTATGTTCAACGAAGATGGTGTAAGTCCTTTGAAGGAAACTATTGAAAGAAGTTTTATTCGGCCAGTCCCGCCAGAGTGTCTGAATGAGGGTGTCGTATTCAAGGAAGGGTCGGTGGGTGGATGCTTTTTTAATAATGGTTGGTGGACTGGTGTTATCGTAGTTGAAAGGCCAGATGgtagtttttggtttactttgatgatccACCAGACATAATGAGATTCATCAGAAGCCAACTGAGACCTCATGCTGATTGGATCGGCTCCAAATGGGTCAAAAGCAAAAACaaggtattgttttttttttgtatgttttaagttataaaattttgaatgtttGAGGGCTTTAGCTTATATATGATTGTTTTGGAATTGAAGGTATTGAGTCAACACATGTTTACGAGAGGGAAGTTGGTGGAAATGACCCGTGAAATTAGTGAAAGTGAAAAGGAAAAAATTTGGGTCCGAGCATTGGTAATTACAGAAGTTCGGAAACAAGGAGATGATAGAAGAAAATTTCTGATCAAAAGATGTACAATCTCACAAAATTCGAGTGATGAAGCGGAAGGAAAACATTTAATAGTTGATATTTGCAAAATAAGGCCATCTCCTCCTCGAGATCTTTGTGCAGAGTACAGTCTGAACGACTATGTTGAAGTGGTTGTTACCCATGGGTGGCGCAAAGGTCGAGTGACGGAAATTCTCCTTGAAAACAAATACAAAGTGTATTTCGCTGCCACAAAAGAGGATGCGGTTTTTAATTATACTGAGATTAGGCTGTCAATGGAGTGGCTAGGTGGTGGTAGTTGGATTCGCGCACATGAGGTATTTTCTCACACAtaatttgtattcatttttgGTGCAATTTAAAATCTTCCTACACCATTTTTGCAGAGAGAATTTGAAAATAATGCTGGCACACCAATCAGACCCGGTCAAGATAGTCCTAGTAACACACTTGCCACCGATGAAGATGATACGTTGAATGATGATGCCACCAAAATCAGATCCGATCAAGAGAGCCCTAGTATCACACTTGTTTTAGAATCCAATGAAGAGGATAAGGTGAATGATGATGCCACAGAAATCACATCCTCTCTCGAGAGACACAGAAACACTTCTGTTTTAGAAGCCACTGAGGCTGAAACACAAAACCATGAAACCATATATGTAAGTTTTAGACTATCACCTATATATGTGTTCTCATAGgcttctttttcttatctttaaactatatatttttactaatgATGTGTAGGGAAAGGAGTTACCATTACCTCATGAATCAGAAGATATGATGGATGATGTAGCCACTCCAATCATAGACCCTCAAGAGATTCCACGAGGTAAAATGTAGATTATGATTTATAAAagcctataaataatttataaagactTACAAATATGTGTAGTTTATAAGAGCAATAAATAGTTTACAAGGGCTTCtaaatctatataaaattttgacaattatTTTGAAGGGCTTATAAGGTTTTAtgaagatttataaaataaggTAATATATAAAGACctataaacaattttaaaagatttataaatctgtataaaatgatttacaattttgacaataattaataaagacTTATGAATctctatataataatttataagggttaataaaattttttaaaaagcatataaatattttgcagAAGCTTGTTAatctataatagtttataaaaccGTTTTCTAAGCATTAAACCATAAATAAACTTGGGCCTTAAACATTGATAATCGAAATTGGGCCTtagtgtaaaaaaaataaaaccgtCACGAATTAGGGTAAAAAGTCGGGACTTTTCATCGCCTTCCTCCGTTCGCGTCTCTTCTGATACAGAGCTGAAGCGCATCTTTTGATCTCTATTTATACTCCGCCGTTCTACATTTCTTTGGTTACAAAAACTTACTTTTCACCATCGATTTCTCTTAACTCCGGTAATGTTATTGGTTCTTCTTAGCGATTCTTCTTCTCACTCTGTCATTTGCGATATATTTCATTGCTAGTTCTTTCGTTTTTGATGTGGTTAATCGATTTTAGAATGATCTATTATGATTTACAAGTGTTGATAAACAAAACCTTTATAAGTCATTATAAAACATATCTTTGACATTGCCATTTTGAATTGTTTCAGGTGAAACGATGAGTGAGTCTAATGACAAGATTGCTTTGCCAAAAAGAATCTCCGAAACTGGTACAAAAGGAGTCGTATTGCAAAGAATTAACAAGCGCTCCAATCTGAAGTTGGTTGGTAAAGTTGAAACCCTTTTGGGCAAAGAATTCAAGAAGCTTGAAGATTCATTCTTGGCTCCGGTAATTAAGATGGGAAGGAAGCAGAAGCTTATGGTGTTTTCAAGGCATTTGATTCATCACTTACTCTTAAGGAGAATTGATATAGGCGAGAAGGGTTTGTGGTTTACTTTTGGAGAACAACTAATGAGGTTTTCTCTAAGAGAATTCCACTTGACAACGGGTCTGCCTTGTGTtgttgataaagatgaagatgaagccgAGACTTCagcaacaaaaaagaagaagaaagatccaTGGATGAACAAGAATCAAACTCTAAACACCTTGCTTAAGCTTCTTGTCGAAAAGAGTAAAGAGCTTACTGCTGATCAGAGATTAAGATTGGGAGCTACAATCCTTGTGGAAGGGATATTGATGGCAAGCAATCCGGTGACAAGTATTCCAGAAGAGCGTCTGCTTAGAGCTAGAAATTTCAAAGAGTTTTGCAAGTATCCCTGGGGGAATTTGGCCTTTGATTATTTACTGAAAGAAGTGAAGAGCTTTACCTATGCAAAGCTGACGGAGAATAATCAATACGCGATTTGTGGCTTTATATATGCGCTTCAGCTCTGGGCGTTATCTTCTGTGAATCAACTAGGCACATTCTTTGGTATTAGCGATGATGGAATTCAGTTTCCCTTGTGCTTGCATTGGAAAGAAACCAAAGCGCTTACTATTGAGGAGGTTAACAGATTCGACCAAATGGAGAAGGTAACCgtttataatgttttataaaacTGTTTTAGTCTTTGCATTCTTCTTTTACCGATTGTTTGATCATATGCAAACACTTGTCAGGTTGATGTCAAATGTATCCTTGGAGATCCCGGATTGCATAGCGACTTGGTTGAAGATGTTGACTGTGAATTTGGAAGAGTTGTTGATCTTGTCAAAAGAGGATATCGTTTGAAGAGACAAGATTGGCTCAATAGAAGTGTCGACATTGCCGTTGCTGAAGCTGAAGTGGACGAAAATAATTCTGTTCCTGGGATTGATGCAACTGATCAAGAAAAGATTGAATTCCTCAATAATAAGGTAGTGTCTCTTGAAGAAAGAGTGAAGTACCTTGAAGGTCTTTTGAACATTCGTGGAGAAACTGTGAAGGTAAACTACTTTCTATATTTGTTTCGTGTTGTAAATGACAAAAAGATTCATATGCTTCTAACTTGTAACAGGAAACTGAGAAGTCAAAAGAAACTGAAGCCGCCACAAAAACCAAGGTTTGCTATCTATAACGTCTTCATATTCTTAATAC
It encodes:
- the LOC117127410 gene encoding uncharacterized protein LOC117127410 isoform X32 — encoded protein: MRFIRSQLRPHADWIGSKWVKSKNKVLSQHMFTRGKLVEMTREISESEKEKIWVRALVITEVRKQGDDRRKFLIKRCTISQNSSDEAEGKHLIVDICKIRPSPPRDLCAEYSLNDYVEVVVTHGWRKGRVTEILLENKYKVYFAATKEDAVFNYTEIRLSMEWLGGGSWIRAHEREFENNAGTPIRPGQDSPSNTLATDEDDTLNDDATKIRSDQESPSITLVLESNEEDKVNDDATEITSSLERHRNTSVLEATEAETQNHETIYGKELPLPHESEDMMDDVATPIIDPQEIPRGETMSESNDKIALPKRISETGTKGVVLQRINKRSNLKLVGKVETLLGKEFKKLEDSFLAPVIKMGRKQKLMVFSRHLIHHLLLRRIDIGEKGLWFTFGEQLMRFSLREFHLTTGLPCVVDKDEDEAETSATKKKKKDPWMNKNQTLNTLLKLLVEKSKELTADQRLRLGATILVEGILMASNPVTSIPEERLLRARNFKEFCKYPWGNLAFDYLLKEVKSFTYAKLTENNQYAICGFIYALQLWALSSVNQLGTFFGISDDGIQFPLCLHWKETKALTIEEVNRFDQMEKVDVKCILGDPGLHSDLVEDVDCEFGRVVDLVKRGYRLKRQDWLNRSVDIAVAEAEVDENNSVPGIDATDQEKIEFLNNKVVSLEERVKYLEGLLNIRGETVKETEKSKETEAATKTKVNGQNADYELDENEVLGVYIDAKRKEIAKRKKNGVRPPREVGHQDEDDVEVEVNEEQPQEEEEQQQEDDTEDDVDDGDKESENPETNEEQKQEEEEQQQEDDTEVNTDVDVGAKENGSENPVKGSKKRGRKDGEENEDAYEKPVKVTRKSERVTKVNISLCIMLYKMLFSIINVTFFIVSSKLKGGEVNEDASEKPMKGTRKSKRGTKVNISQCIRVYKMLFSIINVTFFIVSSKLKGGEVNEDASEKPMKGTRKSKRGTKVNISLCIMLYKMLFSILYVTFFIVSSKLKDGEENEYAYEKPVKVTRKSERVTKGKKKGVTPPREVQQQVEDHAETNEDGEGNEDASKKHVKFTKKNGRGNKEHNVGTPKSKKQKKQFEKDSADDVIGSVLEDLKNAD
- the LOC117127410 gene encoding uncharacterized protein LOC117127410 isoform X31; translated protein: MRFIRSQLRPHADWIGSKWVKSKNKVLSQHMFTRGKLVEMTREISESEKEKIWVRALVITEVRKQGDDRRKFLIKRCTISQNSSDEAEGKHLIVDICKIRPSPPRDLCAEYSLNDYVEVVVTHGWRKGRVTEILLENKYKVYFAATKEDAVFNYTEIRLSMEWLGGGSWIRAHEREFENNAGTPIRPGQDSPSNTLATDEDDTLNDDATKIRSDQESPSITLVLESNEEDKVNDDATEITSSLERHRNTSVLEATEAETQNHETIYGKELPLPHESEDMMDDVATPIIDPQEIPRGETMSESNDKIALPKRISETGTKGVVLQRINKRSNLKLVGKVETLLGKEFKKLEDSFLAPVIKMGRKQKLMVFSRHLIHHLLLRRIDIGEKGLWFTFGEQLMRFSLREFHLTTGLPCVVDKDEDEAETSATKKKKKDPWMNKNQTLNTLLKLLVEKSKELTADQRLRLGATILVEGILMASNPVTSIPEERLLRARNFKEFCKYPWGNLAFDYLLKEVKSFTYAKLTENNQYAICGFIYALQLWALSSVNQLGTFFGISDDGIQFPLCLHWKETKALTIEEVNRFDQMEKVDVKCILGDPGLHSDLVEDVDCEFGRVVDLVKRGYRLKRQDWLNRSVDIAVAEAEVDENNSVPGIDATDQEKIEFLNNKVVSLEERVKYLEGLLNIRGETVKETEKSKETEAATKTKVNGQNADYELDENEVLGVYIDAKRKEIAKRKKNGVRPPREVGHQDEDDVEVEVNEEQPQEEEEQQQEDDTEDDVDDGDKESENPETNEEQKQEEEEQQQEDDTEVNTDVDVGAKENGSENPVKGSKKRGRKVNISQCIRVYKMLFSIIYVTFFIVSSKLKDGEENEDAYEKPVKVTRKSERVTKVNISLCIMLYKMLFSIINVTFFIVSSKLKGGEVNEDASEKPMKGTRKSKRGTKVNISQCIRVYKMLFSIINVTFFIVSSKLKGGEVNEDASEKPMKGTRKSKRGTKVNISLCIMLYKMLFSILYVTFFIVSSKLKDGEENEYAYEKPVKVTRKSERVTKGKKKGVTPPREVQQQVEDHAETNEDGEGNEDASKKHVKFTKKNGRGNKEHNVGTPKSKKQKKQFEKDSADDVIGSVLEDLKNAD
- the LOC117127410 gene encoding uncharacterized protein LOC117127410 isoform X29, which codes for MFEGFSLYMIVLELKVLSQHMFTRGKLVEMTREISESEKEKIWVRALVITEVRKQGDDRRKFLIKRCTISQNSSDEAEGKHLIVDICKIRPSPPRDLCAEYSLNDYVEVVVTHGWRKGRVTEILLENKYKVYFAATKEDAVFNYTEIRLSMEWLGGGSWIRAHEREFENNAGTPIRPGQDSPSNTLATDEDDTLNDDATKIRSDQESPSITLVLESNEEDKVNDDATEITSSLERHRNTSVLEATEAETQNHETIYGKELPLPHESEDMMDDVATPIIDPQEIPRGETMSESNDKIALPKRISETGTKGVVLQRINKRSNLKLVGKVETLLGKEFKKLEDSFLAPVIKMGRKQKLMVFSRHLIHHLLLRRIDIGEKGLWFTFGEQLMRFSLREFHLTTGLPCVVDKDEDEAETSATKKKKKDPWMNKNQTLNTLLKLLVEKSKELTADQRLRLGATILVEGILMASNPVTSIPEERLLRARNFKEFCKYPWGNLAFDYLLKEVKSFTYAKLTENNQYAICGFIYALQLWALSSVNQLGTFFGISDDGIQFPLCLHWKETKALTIEEVNRFDQMEKVDVKCILGDPGLHSDLVEDVDCEFGRVVDLVKRGYRLKRQDWLNRSVDIAVAEAEVDENNSVPGIDATDQEKIEFLNNKVVSLEERVKYLEGLLNIRGETVKETEKSKETEAATKTKVNGQNADYELDENEVLGVYIDAKRKEIAKRKKNGVRPPREVGHQDEDDVEVEVNEEQPQEEEEQQQEDDTEDDVDDGDKESENPETNEGQTQEEEEQHQEDDAEVNEEQPQEEEEQQEEEDTEDDVDDGDKESENPETNEEQKQEEEEQQQEDDTEVNTDVDVGAKENGSENPVKGSKKRGRKVNISQCIRVYKMLFSIIYVTFFIVSSKLKDGEENEDAYEKPVKVTRKSERVTKVNISLCIMLYKMLFSIINVTFFIVSSKLKGGEVNEDASEKPMKGTRKSKRGTKVNISQCIRVYKMLFSIINVTFFIVSSKLKGGEVNEDASEKPMKGTRKSKRGTKVNISLCIMLYKMLFSILYVTFFIVSSKLKDGEENEYAYEKPVKVTRKSERVTKGKKKGVTPPREVQQQVEDHAETNEDGEGNEDASKKHVKFTKKNGRGNKEHNVGTPKSKKQKKQFEKDSADDVIGSVLEDLKNAD